The following are encoded together in the Streptomyces sp. NBC_00341 genome:
- a CDS encoding maleylpyruvate isomerase family mycothiol-dependent enzyme — protein MTEHVHDLDALREATARLLSATAKLDDSELARPSRLPGWSRGHVVAHLSRNADALVNVLQGRPMYADSETRDLEIERDAPRPQAEQLADLAESAARFVAAAAAPADWSRTVAMRNGVTDSASRIPFRRRNEVELHHVDLGVGYELEDLPDEFTARVIGFLAERFTGHPEVVSTSVADDTGRTWTTGGGKEGGPVAVRGTAPELLGWLSGRRDGSALTVEGGHSLPALPPL, from the coding sequence ATGACTGAACACGTGCATGACCTGGACGCACTGCGGGAAGCGACCGCCCGGCTGCTCAGCGCCACGGCGAAATTGGACGACTCCGAGCTCGCCCGGCCGTCGCGGCTGCCCGGCTGGAGCCGGGGCCATGTCGTCGCGCACCTTTCACGTAACGCCGACGCGCTGGTAAATGTTCTCCAGGGTCGGCCGATGTACGCAGACAGCGAAACCCGCGACCTCGAAATCGAGCGCGACGCCCCCCGGCCGCAGGCCGAACAGCTGGCCGACCTGGCGGAGAGCGCGGCCCGTTTCGTGGCGGCGGCCGCCGCCCCGGCCGACTGGTCACGCACGGTCGCGATGCGCAACGGTGTGACGGACTCGGCCTCCCGGATCCCCTTCCGCCGCCGCAACGAGGTCGAGCTGCACCACGTCGACCTGGGGGTCGGGTACGAGCTGGAGGATCTGCCGGACGAGTTCACCGCCCGGGTGATCGGCTTCCTGGCCGAGCGGTTCACCGGTCACCCGGAGGTCGTGTCCACGAGCGTGGCCGACGACACGGGCCGCACCTGGACGACGGGGGGCGGGAAGGAAGGCGGCCCGGTAGCGGTCCGCGGGACGGCGCCCGAGCTGCTCGGCTGGCTCAGCGGGCGCCGCGACGGGTCCGCGCTGACCGTCGAGGGCGGGCACTCCCTGCCCGCACTGCCCCCGCTATAG
- the uvrA gene encoding excinuclease ABC subunit UvrA produces the protein MADRLIVRGAREHNLKNVSLDLPRDSLIVFTGLSGSGKSSLAFDTIFAEGQRRYVESLSSYARQFLGQMDKPDVDFIEGLSPAVSIDQKSTSRNPRSTVGTITEVYDYLRLLFARIGKPHCPECHRPISRQSPQAIVDKVLGLPEGSRFQVLSPLVRERKGEFVDLFADLQTKGYSRARVDGETIQLSEPPTLKKQEKHTIEVVIDRLTVKDSAKRRLTDSVETALGLSGGMVVLDFVDLPEDDPERERMYSEHLYCPYDDLSFEELEPRSFSFNSPFGACPDCTGIGTRMEVDPELIVPDEEKSLEEGAIHPWSHGHTKEYFGRQINALAEALGFRTDIPWAGLPQRAKKALLHGHKIQTEVRYRNRYGRERAYTTPSFEGAVQFVKRRHSEAESDSSRERFEGYMREVPCPTCEGTRLKPIVLAVTVMEKSIAEVSAMSISECAEFLGRMKLNARDKKIAERVLKEVNERLKFLVDVGLDYLSLNRAAGTLSGGEAQRIRLATQIGSGLVGVLYVLDEPSIGLHQRDNHRLIETLVRLRDMGNTLIVVEHDEDTIKVADWVVDIGPGAGEHGGKVVHSGSLKELLANEKSITGQYLTGKRSIAMPDVRRPVDPSRLLTVHGARENNLQDIDVSFPLGVLTAVTGVSGSGKSTLVNDILYTHLARELNGAKSVPGRHTRVDGDDLVDKVVHVDQSPIGRTPRSNPATYTGVFDHVRRLFAETMEAKVRGYLPGRFSFNVKGGRCENCSGDGTIKIEMNFLPDVYVPCEVCHGARYNRETLEVHYKGKSIAEVLDMPIEEGLEFFEAVPTIARHLRTLNEVGLGYVRLGQSAPTLSGGEAQRVKLASELQKRSTGRTVYVLDEPTTGLHFEDISKLIKVLSGLVDKGNTVIVIEHNLDVVKTADWVIDMGPEGGNGGGLVIAEGTPEYVAGVPASHTGKFLQGILDADRVSEAAVPAARKPVRKTAAKKAVAAKSAPARKTATAKATGTAAAKKPAAKKPAAKKAARARKA, from the coding sequence GTGGCCGACCGTCTCATCGTCCGTGGCGCTCGCGAGCACAACCTCAAGAACGTCTCGCTCGACCTTCCCCGCGACTCCCTCATCGTCTTCACCGGGCTCTCCGGGTCGGGCAAGTCGTCGCTCGCGTTCGACACGATCTTCGCCGAGGGGCAGCGCCGTTACGTGGAGTCGCTCTCCTCGTACGCCCGGCAGTTCCTCGGCCAGATGGACAAGCCGGACGTCGACTTCATCGAGGGCCTGTCGCCCGCCGTCTCCATCGACCAGAAGTCGACCTCGCGCAACCCGCGCTCGACGGTCGGCACCATCACCGAGGTCTACGACTACCTCCGGCTGCTCTTCGCCAGGATCGGCAAGCCGCACTGTCCCGAGTGCCACCGGCCCATCTCGCGCCAGTCGCCGCAGGCCATCGTGGACAAGGTGCTCGGCCTGCCGGAGGGCAGCCGTTTCCAGGTCCTCTCGCCGCTGGTGCGCGAGCGCAAGGGCGAGTTCGTCGACCTCTTCGCCGACCTCCAGACCAAGGGCTACAGCAGGGCCAGGGTCGACGGCGAGACCATCCAGCTCTCCGAGCCGCCCACGCTCAAGAAGCAGGAGAAGCACACCATCGAGGTGGTCATCGACCGCCTCACCGTCAAGGACAGCGCCAAGCGCCGGCTGACCGACTCGGTCGAGACCGCGCTGGGCCTCTCCGGCGGCATGGTCGTGCTCGACTTCGTCGACCTCCCCGAGGACGACCCCGAGCGCGAGCGGATGTACTCCGAGCACCTCTACTGCCCGTACGACGACCTCTCCTTCGAGGAGCTGGAGCCGCGCTCCTTCTCCTTCAACTCGCCCTTCGGCGCCTGCCCCGACTGCACGGGCATCGGGACCCGCATGGAGGTCGACCCGGAGCTGATCGTCCCCGACGAGGAGAAGTCCCTCGAAGAGGGCGCGATCCACCCCTGGTCGCACGGCCACACCAAGGAGTACTTCGGCCGCCAGATCAACGCGCTGGCCGAAGCCCTCGGCTTCCGTACGGACATCCCCTGGGCCGGGCTGCCGCAGCGCGCCAAGAAGGCCCTGCTGCACGGCCACAAGATCCAGACCGAGGTCCGCTACCGCAACCGTTACGGGCGCGAGCGCGCCTACACCACGCCCTCCTTCGAAGGCGCCGTCCAGTTCGTCAAGAGGCGGCACTCCGAGGCGGAGAGCGACTCCAGCCGGGAGCGCTTCGAGGGCTACATGCGCGAGGTGCCCTGCCCGACCTGCGAGGGCACCCGCCTCAAGCCGATCGTCCTGGCGGTGACGGTGATGGAGAAGTCCATCGCCGAGGTCTCCGCGATGTCGATCAGCGAGTGCGCCGAGTTCCTCGGCCGGATGAAGCTGAACGCCCGTGACAAGAAGATCGCGGAGCGGGTGCTCAAGGAGGTCAACGAGCGGCTGAAGTTCCTGGTCGACGTGGGCCTGGACTACCTCTCGCTGAACCGCGCGGCCGGCACCCTGTCCGGCGGCGAGGCCCAGCGCATCCGGCTCGCCACCCAGATCGGCTCCGGCCTGGTCGGCGTGCTCTACGTGCTGGACGAGCCCTCCATCGGCCTGCACCAGCGTGACAACCACCGGCTGATCGAGACCCTGGTCCGGCTCCGCGACATGGGCAACACCCTCATCGTCGTCGAGCACGACGAGGACACCATCAAGGTCGCGGACTGGGTCGTCGACATCGGCCCCGGCGCCGGTGAGCACGGCGGCAAGGTGGTCCACTCCGGTTCGCTCAAGGAGCTGCTGGCCAACGAGAAGTCGATCACCGGTCAGTACCTGACCGGCAAGAGGTCGATCGCGATGCCCGACGTCCGGCGTCCCGTCGACCCCTCGCGGCTGCTCACGGTGCACGGCGCCCGGGAGAACAACCTCCAGGACATCGACGTCTCCTTCCCGCTCGGTGTGCTGACCGCCGTGACCGGTGTCTCCGGCTCGGGCAAGTCGACCCTGGTCAACGACATCCTCTACACCCACCTGGCGCGCGAGCTGAACGGCGCCAAGTCGGTGCCCGGCCGGCACACCCGGGTCGACGGGGACGATCTCGTCGACAAGGTCGTGCACGTCGACCAGTCGCCCATCGGCCGTACACCCCGTTCCAACCCGGCGACCTACACCGGCGTCTTCGACCACGTCCGCAGGCTGTTCGCGGAGACGATGGAGGCCAAGGTCCGCGGCTACCTGCCGGGCCGGTTCTCCTTCAACGTCAAGGGCGGCCGCTGCGAGAACTGCTCCGGCGACGGCACCATCAAGATCGAGATGAACTTCCTTCCGGACGTGTACGTCCCGTGCGAGGTCTGCCACGGAGCGCGCTACAACCGGGAGACGCTGGAGGTCCACTACAAGGGCAAGTCCATCGCAGAGGTGCTGGACATGCCCATCGAGGAGGGCCTGGAGTTCTTCGAGGCCGTGCCGACCATCGCGCGCCACCTGCGCACGCTCAACGAGGTCGGTCTCGGATACGTCAGGCTCGGCCAGTCCGCGCCGACGCTCTCCGGCGGTGAGGCGCAGCGCGTGAAGCTGGCCAGCGAGCTGCAGAAGCGCTCGACCGGCCGCACGGTCTACGTGCTGGACGAGCCGACCACCGGTCTGCACTTCGAGGACATCTCCAAGCTCATCAAGGTGCTCTCCGGCCTGGTCGACAAGGGCAACACGGTGATCGTCATCGAGCACAACCTCGATGTCGTCAAGACCGCCGACTGGGTCATCGACATGGGCCCCGAGGGGGGCAACGGCGGCGGTCTGGTCATCGCAGAGGGCACCCCGGAGTACGTGGCCGGAGTCCCCGCCAGCCACACCGGCAAGTTCCTCCAGGGCATCCTGGACGCGGACCGGGTCAGCGAGGCGGCGGTTCCCGCAGCCCGTAAGCCGGTCCGGAAGACGGCCGCGAAGAAGGCGGTCGCCGCGAAGTCCGCCCCCGCCAGGAAGACGGCGACGGCGAAGGCCACCGGCACGGCAGCGGCCAAGAAGCCCGCGGCGAAGAAGCCCGCCGCCAAGAAGGCGGCCCGCGCGCGCAAGGCCTGA